TCCTGCTTGCAAACTCTAAATTCGGGACACCCTCGACCATAAAAGACACCCTGCGCCGAAGAATCCAGAACCTAGTCAAGCGTGGCTACATTAGTCGCGAAGGCAATACCTACACGATCACTGATAAGGGCATAGCCTACGCCACCGACACCACTACCCCTGCCGCCCAACAACCTCACCATCTGGTGCTGAGCTCGATAAAGCAATATAACGACGCGCAGAGCAAGGCCCTGCGTGAACGGCTCGGCAAGATGAACCCCTACCGTTTCGAGGGTCTAATCAAGGATCTGCTGGAGGCGATGGACTACGAAGATGTGGTGGTCACAAAGCAGAGTGGTGACAAGGGTATTGACGTGGTGGCGCACTTCCAGTTCGGCATCACCCAGATCAAGGAGGTGGTACAGGTCAAACGCCAGCAGGGTTCGATCACCCGCCCTATCATCGACCAGCTGCGCGGCGCTTTGCCCTATCACCAGGCCATCCGCGGCACCGTCATAACCCTGGGACGTTTTGCCAAGGGCTGCGAGGATGCAGCCCTATTCCCTGGCGCCGCACCAATCACTCTTATTGATGGCGACAAGCTCATGGAGTTGCTTCTGAAGCATGGCGTCGGCGTGAAGAAGCGGCCCCAAACGTTGATCGAAATTGATGAAACCTATTTCGCCGCCATTGAGAACGAGGCGGATATCGACGCCGCCGAGTAGCCTAGCCCCTTCATCCCGGGATTTTGGTGAGAGTGGGGGGGTTCAGGCCTTCCTGAAAGTGCGTTTCCCCTCCCCCCATAGGCTGTCTTCAGCCCTGCCCCATACCTTCCTGCTGAGGGGCAAGAGTGCTCATGTGGTCATCACCATTTCTCTTGGTAAGCCACTCCATAGACTCTTCAGGACCCTGCTAAGGCCTCATTCTGGTCATGCGTTTCTCTCTCCTCATCAGGAAGGGTTCGCAGGTGTTTTTTCAATGAGGCGGAGGCTCTCAGAAATACCATTGCGAGCCTCTCAGGATCTTTGGTCGTTCGTAGACACCGAAGCAGGATTTCGTTCTCCGCCTTGGTCCAGGGTTCCCAGGCTCTTCGATAACTCTTACGTACTGTCCTCTGTTCCTCCTTTAAT
This sequence is a window from Geothrix sp. PMB-07. Protein-coding genes within it:
- a CDS encoding restriction endonuclease, which codes for MAEPKEYVVRTPLFPSYSDVYKLMDIMAGATTKADFLDFLNTIWDQTGTPQNPVDWSNPDEWIGERLTGSARKLAQRIWDESSNTVNPRHVYGAYLFINTYDLLSPDTSGIYRLSKIGAAFKANDPTVVRKLDEAEGLPKLLTILAAHSPAKRGDLLDEWGEFLLANSKFGTPSTIKDTLRRRIQNLVKRGYISREGNTYTITDKGIAYATDTTTPAAQQPHHLVLSSIKQYNDAQSKALRERLGKMNPYRFEGLIKDLLEAMDYEDVVVTKQSGDKGIDVVAHFQFGITQIKEVVQVKRQQGSITRPIIDQLRGALPYHQAIRGTVITLGRFAKGCEDAALFPGAAPITLIDGDKLMELLLKHGVGVKKRPQTLIEIDETYFAAIENEADIDAAE